The genome window TGGATGATGAATACAAATGGGCTGGAGTTGAAGATCCAAAACTCATGGTGACCACATCCAGAGACCCGAGTTCCAGACTCAGAATGTTTGCAAAGGTTAGGCTAAAGCTCAAACTCCGATCATCAATACAAAAATCTGTATCCATTCATTATGAAAAAAGACTATGCAACCTGTGTCAATGGGGGAAAAATGCCTTCTGCAGGAGGTAAAGCTGTTGTTTCCCGGGGCTCAACGCATGAACAGGGGAAACCATGAGATTCCTGCTCTGGTGCGAGCATGCAAAGCTAACAACGTTTCTGACCTCGTCATCATTCATGAAACCAGAGGACAGCCAGGTTGGTTTATCAATTCTACAAAATAAGGTGTGTCAGAATTTTAAGGGACAGCGTCACTGCCCTAAAGTTTGATCTGTGTTGCAATCTTGACCAGTGGTGCATAGGATAAACTATCGTATCATGATAACATAGCTTTCACAACTAAGATACTACCTGACCTGTACCACACTGTTTGGTAGAAACATGGTTTAAAAGAATCccatttgtaaataaattaaaaaaaaggatattaacAAAATTGTGTGCATGAAAAGAATGGTCCAAAATTGTTTGTTCATCAATTTCTACAGATGGCCTAGTGGTGTGCCACCTGCCATTTGGACCCACAGCTTATTTCACGCTGTATAATGTGGTAATGAGGCATGATGTCCCGGACATAGGCACCATGTCTGAAGCCTCCCCACATCTCATCTTTCACAACTTCACCTCACGGCTTGGCAAGCGGGTGAGTACTCAACCGTGCCCTTCTCACATGCCGTTGAGACAGTCTCTCACCATTTGTTTGTTAGCTCACCTAATTAATCCTACCCGCGCAGGTATCCAATATCCTCAAGTATCTTTTTCCAGTGCCAAAAGATGACAGTAGGCGAGTAATGACTTTTGCCAACCAAGAAGACTTCATCTCTTTTCGGTCAGTGTGGTGTTACCCTTTTATTGACCACAACATATTTCAaatgagatacaaaaaagatagtGTTCCTATGATTTCTTTGTATTAATGTgtcaattgaatgtttttagacATCACAACTACAGCAAACCCGACCACAAGAACGTAGAATTGACAGAAGTTGGGCCCAGATTTGAAATGAAGTGTAAGTATAAATTGAGCCAAATTTAGAATTCTGGGAAGAAACTCTAATCCTTACTAGTAGAGCACATATTTCGAACTAGCGACCGTTTCGTAAACTGATCTTTTTCCAGACCCTAATCACAGTGTTTTGCAGAGAGTTTATGAAATATGTTCTACATTTGTGTAAAAAGAAGTGCTCTTTCATTAATGGTACAACAACCTATTTCAACAGACAAGAAATAGACCCATTGTAGATGACAAACCAATGAACCATAGTTAAGTTCCATGTTCTGAGGCTACTCATCTGAACACCACTTACATGCAGTACAAATCTGTTATTAGTACAAAAGCAAGCATGCACCAACACGTGGTAATGACTAATTTAGCAATGGAAGTTCACAACTTGTGTATTGTAAGTAttgatgggttttttttgtcttttggcacATATAGGTTGTTTAAAATGATCTTGAAGCTTGCACTTATGAAATCTTATTTTCTCTTTCTAGTATACATGATCAAACTGGGTACTCTGGAGAACGAGAGCACGGCAGATGTCGAGTGGCGACACCATGCGTATACAAACACGTCAAAGAAAAGAAGATTTCTCAGTGTTCAATAGTTTATTGATATTTACTACAATCAAATTCTTGGacagtttttttaagacagttgTATCACAAAGAATGAATTTATTCTTTTAAGTTTGTTTCCTTGATAAGCTGtataatacaatacaatataataGTACAATACAGTGGCAAAGTGTCCATTGCAGATGTCAGTATTGGTATTCAAATTATCGATGTTGACATACACGAGTTGTATGTACTGATggccattttgttgttgttgtttttttaataaaatgcctTGCCTGATTTGTATCtacctttttcccccctcaaatAACTGGACGATGCCATCAGGAGCCATGTTCAAACACATGCAGTCTGAATGGAGGATTTCACATGTTTACTTCTGGTTTTGGTGATACCGTGATAGTTTTGTAGTTTACTtggttgtcattttaaaatcgGGACAGATAACAAGCCAGGGCATACTGGAAGCGTTCATTTACATGACAGAGAGGCGAGTCAACGCCCATCTCCGCGCCGTCCAATGAAAACCGGCAGTTACGGGAAGGGACCAATGAAAAAATAGCATGTCTGAGGTTTTCCGCTTTCCCTGAACTTCTTGACAGATTCGACTTTAGATTGAGGGAGTTCAAGATGGCTGCCACAGGTAAgagttttaatttatatttagacGGCAATAAACCTATATGGCGATGTTAGAGCGATCGGATGGGTCTAGAAATAAATGTAACGCA of Stigmatopora argus isolate UIUO_Sarg chromosome 5, RoL_Sarg_1.0, whole genome shotgun sequence contains these proteins:
- the imp4 gene encoding U3 small nucleolar ribonucleoprotein IMP4, encoding MLRREVRLRREYLYRKAQEDRLRTIEEKKQKLKGALDENVLLPTEVRKDALQLQKLLEYDDEGAEGVSSHMDDEYKWAGVEDPKLMVTTSRDPSSRLRMFAKEVKLLFPGAQRMNRGNHEIPALVRACKANNVSDLVIIHETRGQPDGLVVCHLPFGPTAYFTLYNVVMRHDVPDIGTMSEASPHLIFHNFTSRLGKRVSNILKYLFPVPKDDSRRVMTFANQEDFISFRHHNYSKPDHKNVELTEVGPRFEMKLYMIKLGTLENESTADVEWRHHAYTNTSKKRRFLSVQ